A single Alcanivorax borkumensis SK2 DNA region contains:
- the ltrA gene encoding group II intron reverse transcriptase/maturase — protein MNASLLMPAFSHPATSWHMIDWETSHRRVRRLQARIAKAAREQQWRRVKALQRLLVRSFAAKALAVKRVTENRGRKTPGVDGECWDNPASKWEAIHRLKRHGYKPRPLRRVWIPKANGKRRPLGIPTMHDRAMQALYLLALEPVSETTADRNSYGFRPMRATADAIEQCFVVLGRKSSAQWVLEADIQGCFDNISHDWLLSHVPMDKAVLGKWLKAGFMESGRTHPTHAGTPQGGIISPVLANMALDGLEEVLEAAFGQRNTKASYRTKVNYVRYADDFVVSGISRELLEREVRPIVEAFMAERGLALSAEKTVVTHVEEGFDFLGQNIRKYGGKCLIKPAQQNVKRFLAEVKSVLDTHKTMPAWWIVKTLNPKIRGWANYHRHVVSKATFNYVDYRIWKMLWQWCRRRHLNRRKRWVKNKYFRPLGQRSWTFQGMDPTGKRYALCYASDVPIKRHIKIKAEATRYDPTFAGYFEERLAYLWKNSEKGKSKLLQLWLRQEKRCPCCRELITRETGWNIHHVIEQHKGGTDKLDNLVLLHPNCHRQLHSKSIC, from the coding sequence ATGAACGCATCGCTATTGATGCCTGCATTCTCCCACCCTGCCACCAGTTGGCACATGATTGATTGGGAAACCAGTCATCGTCGGGTGAGGAGGTTACAGGCTCGTATCGCGAAAGCAGCACGGGAACAGCAGTGGAGGAGGGTGAAAGCCCTGCAACGCTTGCTAGTCCGCTCGTTCGCCGCCAAAGCCTTGGCGGTAAAACGGGTCACTGAAAACCGGGGTCGCAAGACTCCGGGTGTCGATGGCGAATGCTGGGACAATCCAGCATCAAAATGGGAAGCGATCCACCGTCTGAAACGGCACGGCTACAAGCCGCGTCCGCTCCGGCGGGTTTGGATTCCGAAGGCCAACGGCAAACGCCGTCCCTTGGGAATACCGACGATGCACGACCGGGCCATGCAGGCGTTATACCTGCTGGCTCTGGAACCGGTGTCCGAGACCACGGCGGATCGTAACTCATATGGCTTCCGGCCCATGCGCGCTACGGCGGACGCAATCGAGCAATGTTTTGTTGTGCTTGGTCGCAAAAGCTCGGCGCAGTGGGTGCTGGAGGCTGATATACAGGGTTGTTTCGACAACATAAGCCATGACTGGCTGCTGTCCCATGTCCCTATGGACAAGGCAGTGCTCGGGAAATGGCTGAAAGCCGGGTTCATGGAATCCGGTAGGACACACCCGACCCACGCGGGAACGCCTCAGGGCGGTATTATCTCGCCGGTTTTGGCCAACATGGCTCTGGATGGTTTGGAAGAAGTGCTAGAAGCTGCTTTCGGGCAGCGTAACACCAAAGCCAGCTACCGGACCAAGGTCAACTACGTGCGCTACGCCGACGACTTCGTTGTCTCCGGTATCTCGAGAGAGCTGCTGGAGAGGGAGGTCAGGCCCATCGTCGAAGCCTTTATGGCGGAGCGGGGGCTTGCATTGTCCGCGGAGAAGACGGTGGTGACGCATGTGGAGGAAGGGTTCGACTTTCTGGGTCAGAACATTCGCAAGTATGGAGGGAAGTGCTTGATTAAGCCTGCCCAACAGAACGTGAAGCGGTTTCTGGCCGAGGTGAAGTCGGTGTTGGACACGCACAAGACCATGCCTGCGTGGTGGATCGTCAAGACTCTGAATCCCAAGATTCGAGGCTGGGCGAACTACCATCGGCACGTGGTTTCGAAAGCGACGTTCAACTATGTGGACTATCGGATCTGGAAGATGCTGTGGCAATGGTGCCGCCGACGTCATCTCAATCGACGGAAGCGGTGGGTGAAGAACAAGTATTTTCGCCCCCTCGGCCAGCGCAGCTGGACATTCCAGGGCATGGACCCAACAGGCAAGCGGTATGCGTTGTGCTACGCCAGTGATGTGCCCATCAAAAGGCATATCAAGATCAAGGCCGAAGCGACACGGTATGACCCCACCTTTGCTGGTTATTTCGAGGAACGCCTGGCGTATCTCTGGAAGAACAGCGAGAAAGGGAAGTCCAAGTTGCTACAGCTTTGGCTCCGGCAGGAGAAGCGCTGTCCTTGTTGTCGCGAACTGATCACACGGGAAACCGGGTGGAACATCCACCACGTGATCGAACAGCATAAGGGCGGTACCGATAAGCTGGATAATCTGGTGTTGCTGCATCCGAACTGCCATCGGCAACTGCACTCGAAATCAATATGTTGA
- a CDS encoding DUF3592 domain-containing protein, with protein MSIEEQNENKKAGVGGYLFGGIFLFAGLAVMVYVGLLPVGKYLLSGQWERVPATVLSSELHRHRSDGSSTYSVTARYRYSFQGQTFTSDQVGLYSGSDNVGDYWQQLSSRLDRARASNRALQAWVNPSNPTQAYLDRTFRWSTLIFGLTFGGVFALVGAGVMYLMRRGRDPQTVSGTGQYSSREKSGHWLMVGFGAVFILLPSPAYLEVWKEVSRGNYMILLVLLFPLAGAGIALAGLRMRNNYRFFGPTPLALDPQPGQAGGQVGGSIQLGRALSAEQSVTVWLSCIRCYYSGSGKDRKTRESIRWQNRQRAWCRPVQSGTEIQFCFDAPADQPATRERDRSVSGRKDWIRWRVELDGQVQGRALKRSWDVPVEAGSGSSRYELPDSHVEADQRDRKMDALESANQQIEVEQTSEGLHLISRAGRNLGMKLGLLVFGCAFAAVGTFLFIQAAEEGFMLYIMGSIFGLIGYPMVLATLYTLARRLDAWVRGGEVRNQRRWLGIVLFRREGQLLSADQLVLESGMSSTSNGRKTEYMTLYAKVDGKKLRLAEGIAGREAGEALREAVLRTLRLV; from the coding sequence TTGTCGATAGAAGAGCAAAACGAGAATAAAAAAGCGGGCGTTGGCGGGTATCTGTTTGGCGGCATTTTTCTATTCGCTGGGCTAGCGGTGATGGTGTATGTGGGGCTGCTCCCTGTCGGTAAGTATCTGCTGTCTGGTCAGTGGGAGCGGGTGCCGGCCACGGTGCTTAGCAGTGAACTTCATCGTCATCGTTCTGATGGGTCTAGCACCTATAGCGTCACCGCCCGTTACCGGTATTCCTTCCAGGGGCAGACCTTCACCAGCGATCAGGTCGGGCTATATAGCGGCAGTGATAATGTGGGTGACTATTGGCAACAGCTTAGCAGCCGGCTGGATCGTGCCCGTGCCAGCAACCGTGCCTTGCAAGCCTGGGTGAACCCGTCCAACCCAACCCAGGCGTATCTGGATCGAACCTTTCGTTGGAGCACACTCATTTTCGGGCTGACCTTCGGCGGCGTTTTTGCCTTGGTGGGTGCAGGGGTGATGTACTTGATGCGTAGGGGAAGAGACCCTCAGACGGTCTCTGGGACGGGTCAATACAGCAGCCGAGAGAAATCGGGTCACTGGCTTATGGTGGGCTTTGGCGCCGTGTTTATTCTGTTGCCGTCTCCTGCCTATTTGGAGGTCTGGAAGGAAGTCAGCCGTGGCAATTATATGATTTTGCTGGTCCTTCTGTTTCCGCTTGCCGGGGCTGGAATCGCTTTGGCGGGCTTGAGAATGCGCAATAACTACCGGTTCTTTGGTCCAACCCCTCTGGCGCTGGATCCGCAACCGGGCCAGGCCGGCGGACAGGTTGGCGGGTCAATTCAGCTGGGTCGCGCCTTGTCCGCTGAGCAGTCGGTGACGGTCTGGCTTAGCTGTATCCGTTGTTATTACAGCGGTTCTGGAAAAGACCGCAAAACCCGTGAAAGCATCCGCTGGCAGAACCGGCAGCGGGCTTGGTGTCGCCCCGTTCAAAGTGGCACCGAGATCCAATTTTGTTTCGATGCACCAGCGGATCAGCCGGCCACGCGAGAGCGCGATCGGAGTGTGAGTGGGCGAAAGGACTGGATTCGTTGGCGTGTGGAGCTGGATGGCCAGGTTCAGGGACGGGCGCTTAAGCGGAGCTGGGACGTGCCCGTGGAAGCGGGCAGTGGCTCTAGCCGCTATGAACTGCCTGACTCTCATGTAGAAGCGGACCAGCGAGATCGTAAAATGGATGCGCTGGAGTCAGCCAACCAGCAAATTGAGGTAGAGCAGACGAGTGAGGGCCTGCACCTGATCAGTCGGGCTGGCCGCAACCTGGGCATGAAGCTGGGGCTGCTGGTGTTTGGCTGTGCCTTTGCTGCAGTGGGCACCTTCCTGTTTATTCAGGCCGCAGAAGAAGGCTTCATGCTGTATATCATGGGCAGTATTTTCGGTTTGATTGGTTACCCGATGGTGCTTGCTACCCTGTATACCCTGGCGCGTCGGTTGGATGCCTGGGTGCGTGGCGGGGAGGTGCGCAATCAACGGCGCTGGTTGGGTATTGTGTTGTTCCGCCGCGAAGGACAGCTGCTTAGCGCCGACCAGCTGGTGCTGGAAAGTGGCATGAGCAGCACCAGTAATGGCCGCAAGACCGAGTACATGACCCTGTATGCCAAGGTGGATGGCAAGAAGCTCCGGCTTGCGGAAGGTATTGCCGGACGTGAAGCGGGGGAAGCCCTGCGTGAAGCCGTGCTGCGCACCCTGCGGCTGGTGTAG
- the groL gene encoding chaperonin GroEL (60 kDa chaperone family; promotes refolding of misfolded polypeptides especially under stressful conditions; forms two stacked rings of heptamers to form a barrel-shaped 14mer; ends can be capped by GroES; misfolded proteins enter the barrel where they are refolded when GroES binds), which yields MAKEILFRDEARQRMAKGVNILADAVKVTLGPKGRNVVLEKSFGAPSITKDGVSVAREIELEDKFENMGAQMVKEVASKANDEAGDGTTTATVLAQAFVNEGLKSVTAGMNPMDLKRGIDQAVAAVVEELKKLSTPCDNTKSIEQVGTISANADKSVGEIIAQAMEKVGQEGVITVEEGQSLQNELDVVEGMQFDRGYLSPYFINNQEKMQVELEDPYILLVDKKISNIRELLPALENVAKAGKPLLIIAEDIEGEALATLVVNNMRGIIKCAAVKAPGFGDRRKAMLQDIAILTGGTVISEEVGLSLENASLEDLGTAKKVNIDKENTTIVDGAGQQADIDGRVEQIRKEIENSSSDYDKEKLQERVAKLAGGVAVIKIGAATEIEMKEKKARVDDALHATRAAVEEGVVPGGGVALVRALANVGTIKGDNDEQNAGIALTFRALEMPLRQIAYNAGAEASVIVQEVRNGKGNYGYNAASGEYGDMLEMGILDPAKVTRSALQAAASIAGLMITTEAMVADKPEENAGAGAPDMGGMGGMGGMGGMM from the coding sequence ATGGCTAAAGAAATTTTGTTCCGTGACGAAGCTCGTCAACGTATGGCTAAAGGCGTCAACATTCTGGCAGACGCCGTCAAAGTAACTTTGGGCCCGAAAGGCCGTAACGTGGTGCTGGAAAAATCCTTCGGCGCCCCGTCCATCACTAAAGATGGCGTTTCCGTTGCCCGCGAAATCGAACTGGAAGATAAGTTCGAGAACATGGGTGCGCAGATGGTCAAGGAAGTGGCTTCCAAGGCCAACGACGAAGCGGGTGACGGCACCACCACCGCCACCGTGCTGGCTCAGGCGTTCGTGAACGAAGGCCTGAAGTCCGTAACCGCGGGCATGAACCCCATGGACCTGAAGCGCGGCATCGATCAGGCCGTTGCGGCCGTAGTGGAAGAGCTGAAAAAGCTATCTACTCCGTGCGACAACACCAAGAGCATTGAGCAGGTAGGTACTATCTCTGCCAACGCCGACAAATCTGTTGGTGAGATCATCGCCCAGGCCATGGAAAAAGTGGGCCAGGAAGGGGTTATCACTGTTGAAGAAGGCCAGTCTCTGCAGAACGAGCTGGACGTGGTTGAAGGTATGCAGTTTGACCGCGGTTACCTGAGCCCTTACTTCATCAACAACCAGGAAAAGATGCAGGTCGAACTGGAAGACCCGTACATCCTGTTGGTGGACAAGAAGATTTCCAACATCCGTGAGCTGTTGCCAGCCCTGGAAAATGTGGCTAAAGCAGGCAAGCCGCTGCTGATTATCGCTGAAGACATTGAAGGCGAAGCGCTGGCTACCCTGGTAGTGAACAACATGCGCGGCATCATCAAGTGTGCCGCTGTGAAGGCGCCGGGCTTCGGTGATCGTCGCAAGGCCATGCTGCAAGATATCGCCATCCTCACCGGCGGCACCGTCATCAGCGAAGAAGTGGGCCTGAGCTTGGAAAATGCGTCCCTGGAAGATCTGGGTACCGCCAAGAAAGTGAACATCGACAAGGAAAACACCACCATTGTTGATGGCGCTGGCCAGCAGGCAGATATCGATGGCCGTGTGGAGCAAATCCGCAAGGAAATCGAAAACTCTTCCTCTGACTACGACAAAGAAAAACTGCAAGAGCGCGTGGCCAAGTTGGCCGGCGGTGTTGCGGTAATCAAGATCGGTGCTGCCACCGAAATTGAAATGAAAGAGAAGAAAGCTCGCGTTGACGATGCTCTGCACGCTACCCGTGCTGCGGTAGAAGAAGGTGTGGTACCGGGCGGTGGTGTTGCTCTGGTTCGCGCTCTAGCCAATGTTGGCACCATCAAAGGTGACAACGACGAGCAGAACGCCGGTATTGCCCTGACTTTCCGTGCGCTGGAAATGCCGCTTCGCCAGATCGCCTATAACGCCGGCGCGGAAGCATCCGTGATTGTGCAGGAAGTGCGTAATGGCAAAGGTAACTACGGCTACAACGCAGCCTCCGGTGAATACGGTGACATGTTGGAAATGGGTATTCTCGATCCCGCCAAAGTGACCCGTTCTGCTCTGCAGGCCGCGGCCTCCATTGCTGGCCTGATGATCACCACCGAAGCCATGGTGGCGGACAAGCCGGAAGAAAACGCCGGTGCCGGCGCCCCAGACATGGGCGGCATGGGTGGAATGGGCGGAATGGGCGGCATGATGTAG
- a CDS encoding co-chaperone GroES yields the protein MSIRPLHDRVLVRREEEETKSAGGIVLPGSAAEKPSRGEVIAVGNGKITENGDVRPLDVKAGDTVIFGQYSGSTVKVEGEELLIMSEAEILAVVED from the coding sequence ATGAGCATCCGTCCTTTGCATGATCGCGTGCTGGTTCGCCGTGAAGAGGAAGAAACCAAATCTGCTGGCGGTATTGTGCTGCCTGGTTCCGCTGCCGAGAAGCCGTCCCGTGGTGAAGTTATCGCCGTTGGCAATGGCAAAATCACCGAAAATGGCGATGTGCGTCCGCTGGACGTAAAAGCCGGTGATACGGTGATCTTCGGCCAATACTCCGGCAGCACCGTGAAGGTGGAAGGCGAAGAGCTGCTGATCATGAGCGAAGCTGAAATTCTGGCCGTCGTCGAAGACTAA
- a CDS encoding ketopantoate reductase family protein, whose translation MTEPLPHWYLLGAGNMGTLAAWYLTRAGHTVSVVTNSPRLPLQKQLIFANQRMSLTLPCVSPAELPPAIKHVLVASKTPYTDSALQRVKGHLNNETQVLRFQNGVGALDGRLPSGSVMLEAITTSAVKGQSPQHTIVAENVTWIGGTAQPPEWFEGLQIHWPNLHWEADIRLVQWRKLVANAVINPLTAFYDIPNGALMNDPALLDQARTLCSEADALLAILDSQWPGDSFTAVLEVIRDTADNTSSMRADYQRGATTEIEAINGWLLCQAKNQGMDLPSHRRLVEALTSTP comes from the coding sequence ATGACTGAACCTCTTCCCCACTGGTATCTGCTCGGTGCCGGCAACATGGGCACACTAGCGGCTTGGTATCTGACCCGTGCCGGGCATACCGTCAGCGTGGTCACCAATAGCCCGCGATTACCACTGCAAAAGCAGCTTATCTTTGCTAATCAACGCATGTCGCTCACCCTGCCCTGCGTCAGCCCAGCCGAGCTGCCCCCCGCCATTAAACATGTGCTGGTAGCCAGTAAAACACCGTACACGGACTCGGCGTTACAGAGGGTGAAAGGCCATCTCAACAACGAGACACAGGTGCTGCGCTTCCAAAATGGGGTAGGCGCGCTGGATGGTCGGCTCCCTTCAGGCTCCGTCATGCTGGAAGCAATTACCACCAGTGCAGTAAAAGGGCAATCGCCACAGCACACCATCGTGGCGGAAAATGTCACATGGATCGGCGGCACTGCGCAACCACCTGAATGGTTTGAAGGCCTTCAAATTCACTGGCCCAACCTGCACTGGGAAGCGGACATACGCCTAGTTCAATGGAGGAAACTGGTGGCTAACGCGGTGATCAATCCGCTCACCGCCTTTTACGATATACCTAACGGCGCACTCATGAACGACCCCGCCCTGCTAGACCAAGCCCGAACCCTGTGCAGCGAAGCCGACGCCCTGCTGGCAATACTAGACTCGCAGTGGCCTGGGGATTCATTCACGGCCGTGCTAGAGGTGATCCGCGATACAGCCGACAACACCTCTTCCATGCGCGCAGATTACCAACGAGGTGCCACGACGGAAATCGAGGCCATCAATGGCTGGTTACTCTGCCAAGCGAAAAACCAGGGCATGGACCTGCCCAGCCATCGCCGGCTAGTTGAGGCGCTCACATCCACGCCCTAG
- the rrtA gene encoding rhombosortase yields the protein MQPRDKKLRPHFAWLVVVMIVLGLASSWVNPWLAFDRVAIEQGQWWRILTCHLVHLNHWHLLLNLSGLLLCGYFFEDLLDRARLWAWLLFCGITTGVALLILDPQLQHYVGLSGILHGLLVLCLLMGWRGNPVLHSVVLAVIIGRIISEHLPGYDVDYLQGWIDGRVYVNAHLYGAVSGALLWGLITGGSYFVDRRAKRE from the coding sequence ATGCAACCCAGAGATAAAAAACTCCGTCCGCACTTCGCCTGGTTGGTGGTCGTGATGATTGTGCTGGGGCTGGCCTCTTCCTGGGTGAACCCCTGGCTGGCATTCGATCGCGTTGCGATTGAGCAGGGGCAGTGGTGGCGGATTCTTACGTGCCATCTTGTGCATCTGAATCATTGGCATTTGCTGCTGAATTTGAGCGGGCTGTTGCTATGTGGCTATTTTTTTGAAGATTTACTGGATCGTGCCCGCTTGTGGGCATGGCTGTTGTTCTGTGGCATTACCACTGGTGTCGCTTTGCTGATATTGGATCCGCAACTGCAACATTATGTGGGGCTGTCGGGTATCTTGCATGGGCTGCTGGTGCTCTGTTTGCTCATGGGGTGGAGGGGGAATCCGGTGCTGCACTCAGTCGTGTTGGCGGTCATTATCGGGCGCATTATCAGTGAGCACTTGCCGGGCTATGACGTGGATTACCTGCAAGGGTGGATTGATGGTCGGGTGTATGTGAACGCCCATCTTTATGGTGCGGTCAGTGGTGCGTTGCTTTGGGGTTTGATCACGGGGGGATCGTATTTTGTCGATAGAAGAGCAAAACGAGAATAA
- a CDS encoding MGMT family protein, with the protein MNPEFREAVYQIIAAIPPGKVSSYGAVARQAGFPHHARFVGRLMSQLPEDTRLPWHRVLRSDRHIALVGTPAGQIQIQRLRDENIPVINDRVPKPYFLVPQ; encoded by the coding sequence ATGAATCCAGAATTCCGAGAGGCTGTTTACCAAATTATTGCGGCCATCCCACCGGGCAAAGTCAGCAGTTATGGCGCCGTGGCTCGCCAGGCAGGCTTTCCGCACCATGCTCGTTTTGTCGGCCGGTTGATGAGCCAGTTACCCGAGGATACCCGTCTGCCTTGGCACCGGGTGTTGCGCTCCGACAGACACATTGCCTTAGTCGGCACACCCGCAGGGCAGATTCAAATACAACGGTTACGTGACGAAAATATTCCGGTAATAAATGATCGCGTGCCCAAGCCTTATTTTCTTGTCCCACAATGA
- a CDS encoding AmpG family muropeptide MFS transporter — MPSQSSSWQQSLKAFLHPRVATMFFYGFSAGIPLLLIFSSLSLWLREAGIDRSTVTYFSWAALAYSFKFLWAPLIDRLPVPALTRWLGRRRAWLLVAQLAVAAAIFSISLVDPTQPGALNLMAFAVVLLGFTAATQDVVIDAYRIESAGAELQAMMSSSYIAGYRIGMLTSGAGSLVLASWLGSTSESYRYAAWQNTYALMALTMLVGVITTLIIREPANPRPSNAHYSSRQYLKFLTLFVAGIAAFVTVYVLTAGAASALRQTLTDAMNNGALSGLVVETLRLALAITLVAALLKTLSLTPLYDKQLVQESYLDPVKDFFQRYGKRLALLLLVFVGFYRVSDIVLGVISNVFFEDMGFTKTEIAGVVKTFGLFMTIAGGFLGGLLAMRHGVIRVLYLGAFLTVATNLLFLWLAYAGHDIRILYAVISADNLTAGLASAAFVAFLSQLTNVSFTAVQYAIFSSLMTLLPKTIGGYSGSMVDNLGYPGFFLLASLMGVPVLGLIYLIQRHSAFKD; from the coding sequence ATGCCCTCACAATCTTCTAGCTGGCAGCAATCCCTAAAGGCCTTCCTGCACCCCCGTGTGGCGACCATGTTCTTTTATGGTTTTTCAGCGGGTATTCCTCTGCTACTGATTTTTTCCTCGCTATCACTATGGCTACGCGAAGCCGGCATCGACCGTTCCACTGTCACCTACTTCAGCTGGGCAGCGCTGGCGTATTCATTTAAGTTTCTCTGGGCACCACTGATTGACCGCTTGCCTGTGCCAGCCCTTACGCGCTGGCTAGGCCGACGGCGGGCCTGGTTGCTGGTGGCACAACTGGCCGTTGCCGCTGCTATTTTCAGCATTTCCCTGGTCGACCCAACCCAACCTGGCGCCCTGAATTTGATGGCCTTTGCGGTAGTGCTGCTGGGCTTCACCGCCGCTACCCAGGATGTGGTGATCGATGCTTACCGGATTGAATCTGCCGGAGCGGAATTGCAGGCGATGATGTCTTCGTCCTATATCGCCGGCTACCGCATCGGCATGCTCACCTCCGGAGCCGGCTCACTGGTGTTGGCCAGCTGGCTCGGCTCCACCAGTGAGTCTTACCGCTATGCCGCCTGGCAAAACACCTATGCCCTCATGGCGCTAACCATGCTGGTCGGTGTCATCACTACCCTGATCATTCGTGAGCCGGCCAATCCCAGACCTTCAAACGCACACTACAGCAGCCGCCAATACCTCAAGTTCTTAACCCTGTTTGTGGCGGGCATCGCCGCCTTCGTGACGGTGTACGTGCTCACCGCTGGAGCGGCCTCCGCACTGCGGCAAACGCTGACTGACGCGATGAACAACGGCGCCTTATCCGGCCTGGTGGTGGAAACCCTTAGGTTGGCTCTGGCAATCACTCTGGTGGCCGCATTACTCAAGACACTCTCCCTAACCCCGCTATATGACAAACAACTGGTGCAAGAAAGTTACCTCGACCCAGTGAAGGATTTTTTCCAGCGTTATGGCAAACGCTTGGCGCTGTTGCTGCTGGTTTTCGTAGGGTTTTATCGCGTTTCCGATATTGTCCTTGGCGTTATTTCCAACGTCTTCTTTGAAGACATGGGTTTCACCAAAACCGAAATTGCCGGGGTGGTAAAAACGTTTGGTTTGTTCATGACTATCGCCGGTGGTTTTCTGGGCGGCCTGCTGGCCATGCGTCACGGTGTCATTCGGGTACTTTACCTCGGCGCCTTTCTCACCGTAGCCACCAACCTGCTGTTTCTGTGGCTGGCTTATGCAGGCCACGATATCCGCATTCTCTATGCGGTGATCTCCGCCGACAACCTAACCGCGGGCCTGGCCAGTGCCGCCTTTGTGGCCTTCCTGTCCCAGCTCACAAATGTGTCCTTCACTGCCGTGCAGTACGCTATCTTCAGCTCATTGATGACCTTGTTACCGAAAACCATTGGCGGGTATTCCGGCAGCATGGTGGACAATTTGGGCTACCCGGGCTTTTTCCTACTGGCCAGCCTGATGGGCGTGCCAGTGCTAGGCCTGATCTATCTGATCCAGCGACATAGCGCCTTTAAGGACTAA
- a CDS encoding SDR family oxidoreductase: MELNQKVIVVTGAGRGLGRGIATFFAGKGARLACVDLNQEDLDATVAACEAAGGEARAYLANVAKEEEVEALFNNVVADFGTLHGLVNNAGITRDGLLIKAKEGELISKMSLQQWQAVIDVNLTGVFLCGREAAAKMVETGVEEGVIVNISSLARHGSFGQSNYSAAKSGVAAMAEVWARELARYNIRTGAVAPGTINTDMLAAMKPEARDRLVQAVPLKRLGEAEHIARSVAFIFETDYFTGRCIDMDGGLR, translated from the coding sequence ATGGAATTGAACCAGAAAGTGATTGTTGTAACCGGCGCCGGCCGTGGCTTGGGCCGTGGCATCGCCACCTTTTTTGCTGGTAAAGGCGCCCGGCTAGCCTGTGTGGATCTTAACCAGGAAGACTTGGATGCCACCGTAGCCGCCTGCGAAGCGGCCGGTGGCGAAGCACGCGCCTACCTGGCCAATGTGGCCAAAGAAGAAGAAGTGGAAGCGCTGTTCAACAATGTGGTGGCCGATTTCGGCACCCTGCACGGTCTGGTCAACAACGCGGGCATAACCCGCGATGGGCTACTCATTAAAGCCAAAGAAGGTGAATTGATCAGTAAAATGAGCTTGCAACAATGGCAAGCCGTGATCGACGTGAACCTGACAGGGGTGTTCCTGTGTGGCCGGGAAGCCGCCGCCAAAATGGTGGAAACCGGCGTCGAGGAAGGCGTGATCGTGAACATTTCATCCCTGGCCCGTCATGGCAGCTTTGGCCAAAGCAACTACTCTGCTGCCAAGTCAGGGGTAGCGGCCATGGCCGAGGTGTGGGCGAGAGAACTGGCCCGCTACAACATCCGCACCGGGGCGGTAGCACCGGGCACCATCAATACCGACATGCTAGCAGCCATGAAACCGGAAGCCCGCGATCGGTTGGTGCAGGCGGTACCGCTCAAGCGCTTGGGTGAAGCGGAGCACATTGCTCGCAGTGTGGCCTTCATTTTCGAGACCGACTATTTCACCGGTCGCTGCATCGACATGGATGGCGGTCTGCGCTGA